The stretch of DNA ATGTTTTTGACTGAGCGTATGGAGGGTGTGCTCAGAATCAATGCTTCTATTTTGCGTAGCGTGATCAATGGGCGAGAGACAGATTTGAAAAAGATGATGCAAAAAGCTCTTGCACTCTTTGAGGTGTTTGAAGAGGAAGAAAAAGAATCTATGCTGAGCACATTTAAAAGAGTGGCAAATATCACCAAAGAGATTGGTGGTGATCCAAAAGAGATCGATCTTTCTTTGTTTCAAGAAACCCAAGAGATGGAGCTTTATCAAGCATTGCAAAGAATCAAAGCACAACCCCAAAGTGATCTTAAGGGTTATATTAAGGCTTTATTCTCCCTGAAAGCACCTTTGAATGATTTTTTTGATTCTGTGATGGTAAATGCTGAGGATGAGAAAATAAGAGAAAATCGCAAAAATTTGATTTATGCGATCTATTGGATGTTTTTGGAGATTGGGGATATTAAAGAGATCACTGGATAGGGAGAATTAGGTGGGGTTTTTGATCACCCTAAGGGGTGAGAAAGCTTGTGTTGTTGGCATAAGCTCTAAGCGATTGATGTTGATATGAGATGGGAGAGAAGCACACCAAAATACAGATTCGGCGATATCTTCTGGCATCAATGGAGTGGTGTTAGCATAGACCTCCTTGGCTTTTTGCTCATCTCCATTAAACCTAACAAGAGAGAATTCGCTTCCACCAACCAAACTAGGCTCAATATTGGTGATGCGAATATTTTGATCGATAAGATCTGCGCGTAGATTGAGGCTAAATTGTTTGATAAAGGCTTTTGTCGCTCCATAAATATTACTCCCAGGGTAGGGATAATTGCCTGCAATTGATCCGATATTGATAATGTGCCCTTTTTGATTTGCAATCATTGAAGGAAGAATGAAATGCGTGAGCTCTACAAGGGCAAGAATATTGGTTTCAATCATTTCTTGATAGTTTTGTTTGGGGCTTTTATAAAATGGCTCAAGTCCCAGTGCTAATCCTGCATTGTTGATCAAAACATCAATTTTAGATAGAAAAGATTGAAGCCTTGCTTGAACTTCTTGGATATTTCTTAGATCACAGTCAATGATTTCAAGACAATTTGAACCTAGTAGGCTTTGAAGTTTTTCTAGCCTATCTTTGCGTCGTGCGAGTAAAATCACTTGATGCTTTTCTTGAATAAAACGCTTTGCAATCGCTTCGCCTATTCCGCTTGATGCTCCAGTAATGAGGGCTAGCATTATTGCAATGGATCCATACGTAAGATTTGTTGGAATTTAAAATCTTCCAATTCTTGTCTGAGATTTTTATTTTCTTCTTGCAATAGCTCTAGATGGCTATCAATTTTTGCAATATCTCGGCTAATGTAGTAAATCTGTCCTGAAACATAAATTTTGGGTGCAAAGACACAAAAAATCAACAAAAAGATGATCAATGCCCAAACTAAATCCTTGCCATTGATTTTTCCTGAATCAGAGCTTATAGAAGTGAGTGCATCTTTTTCATTTTGAGAGAGAGTTTGTTGTGTATTCATTTTTGTCGTCCAAATTGAAATGCCCTAAGTTTAGCACTACGCGATCGTATATTGGAGGATAGTTCTGCTTGTGTTGCACTTATGGGTTTTTTAGTCAGAATTTTACCATGGCTGTGATGATTTCCGCATTCGCATCGCATGACACTTTGTGGGCAGATGCATGATTTTTCCCAGTCCTTAAAGGTATTTTTAATGATGCGATCTTCAAGAGAATGAAAGGAGATGATGCTCAAGATCGTATTTTGTAATTTAGATGAAGCATTGCAAATCTTTTGCAATAGAGTTTGCAAGACATTTAGCTCTTGATTGACTTCAATCCTTAGAGCTTGGAATGCAAGGGTGGCGGGGTGAATGTGATGTCTTTTGAAATGCTTTTGTAAAAACGCGCTGAGTTGAGCAGCACTTCTAAAGGGTTGTTTTTGGCGTTCTTGAAGAATAAGTGCAGCCATTTTTTTGTATTCCCTGATTTCTCCATAGTCTCTAAAGATTTTTTCTAGCTCAAGTTTTGAATAAGTATTGATCACTTGTTCTGCACTTATGGGGCATTCTTGATTCATGCGCATATCAAGCACAGGAGAATCAAAAGAAAATCCCCTCTCAAGAGTATCAAGCTGGAATGAGCTCACACCAATATCTGCCAAGATTCCTACAATTGGAGAGGATTGCAGAGCCTCATCAATTTTGTCTGAAAAATTTCCCTCCAAAATTCTCAATCTTTCTGAGCGGATGTGTTGTTTGCAATATTCTTGAGCATCTCTATCTTGATCGATTCCAATGATTTGAAGAGTGGGATGAGCTTGCAAAAGTGCAGAAGTGTGCCCGCCAAAACCAAGCGTGCAATCAATCAAAATTCCATTTTCAGGAATTGAAGAAAAGAGCTCTAAAACTTCTTCTTTTAAGACGGGAATATGTGGATTCATTTAGATTCTTGCAACGCCATCAGATTTTGCACTTTGGGCCACAGCTTCTGAAAGCTTGGGTAACAATCTTAAATCAAAAGGCATAGGGATAATATAATCTTTTCCAAAAGACAAATCTCTTTGATAAAGCTTGCATAGCTCTTGAGGGACCTCTTCTTGAGCAAGTTGAGCCAATGCGATTGAGCAGGCTTTTTTCATATTTTCTGTAATTTTTGAAGCACGGACATCTAAAGCTCCTCTAAATAAATAAGGGAAAGCCAAAACATTATTGATTTGATTGGGATAATCACTGCGTCCAGTTGCGACAATAGCATCAGGTCTAACTTCCTTGATAAGTTCTGGAGCGATTTCAGGATTGGGATTGCTTAAGACAAAGAGCAGAGGATTTGGTGCCATTTCTTTAATGTCCTCTTGTGTGAGAATATTGGCTCTTGAGAGACCTAGTAGGACATCAGCTCCTTTGAGAGCTTCTTGATATGAAGCAAATGTTTTTTGTGAGATGAATTCTTGCTTTTGTGGTGTGAGATCTGATCTGAGGTGATTGATAAGTCCTTGAGAATCAAACATGTGGATATGCTGAACTCCAAAGCTTTTATACATTTTTGCACAAGAAATTGCACTTGCTCCAGCGCCAATAATGACGACTTTGAGATCTTGAAGTTCTTTATTGACAATCTTTGAAGCATTGAGTAGAGCGGCCGTGCTTACAATGGCTGTCCCGTGCTGATCATCGTGCATCACAGGGATATCAAGCTCCTCAATCAGTGCGCGTTCAATTTCAAAACATTCTGGTGCTTTGATATCTTCAAGGTTGATCCCACCAAAAGTTGGAGCGATGGCTTTGATGATGGAGATGAGTTTTTGTGGATCTTTTTCATTGATTTCGATGTCAAAAGAATCGATTTTTGCAAATTTCTTAAATAAAACGCTTTTTCCTTCCATAACGGGTTTACTTGCTTCTGCTCCAATATCCCCAAGTCCCAAAACAGCAGTTCCATTGCTAATCACAGCAACAAGATTACTTTTGCTTGTAAGGTCATAGGATTTGAGTGGATTTGCTTGAATTTCCAAACAAGGATAAGCAACACCAGGGGAATAAGCAAGAGATAAATCTTCAAAGCTTTCAAGGGAAGTTTTTGGAGTGACTGCGATTTTGCCGCCTTGATGATAGGCAAGAGATTTTTGAATGATTTCTGACATTTGAAAAGTTCCTTTATTTGAAGTATTTAGCGTATTTCATCATATCAGACAAAGACAATAAAAACAAGAATGAATCTCAAAGTAGGTGTAGCTATAAGCCGAGTTCTGTATTGGGTGGGTATTTATCTAGAGGAACATTTCGCAATGCCCTTCAAGCGAGAAGTATAAAATCAAAGACAAAAACCATGCTTCTCTTGCTACGGATTGGGTTTACATGGACACTTTGAATTTCTCCAAAGTCGGTAGGCTCTTACCCCACCTTTTCACCCTTACCACTCAAAGTGGCGGTTATTTTCTGTTGCACTTTCCCTTAGATTGCTCTAGCCATTTGTTAAATGGAATCCTGTCTTTGTGTAGCTCGGACTTTCCTCTTTGAAATTCAAAGCAACCACCTGCTACACCTAATTTTTGAGAAACATAATTTTAGCTAAAATATTTAGCAAAGTTATCTAGATGGCAAGCAGGATCACAGAATGAAAAAGCTTTGGTTTATATTGGCATTAATGGTGGTTGGTTTGGTGGCCAAACCCTCAATTGTAAGTTCTCAGCCCATTAAAAAGGGAAAGTTAGATTCGCAAAATATGTTTTTGGGAGTTGTGAAATTTAAGGAAAACTCTCAGATTGCTTCACAAAGTAGTGGGGTTGTGGAGAAGATTTTGTTTGAATTGGGCGAAAGTGTCAAAAAGGGGGAGAATTTAGTCATCCTCAATTCGGATTTATTGCAAAAAGATATTGAATCTAAAGAAGCCAAGCTTAAGCAGGCCAAGCTTCTTAAAGAATATCAATTCAAAGAATTGGAGCGCTATAGAAATCTTTTAGAAAGCGATTCGATTGCATTGCAACAATACGAAAAACTCAATTATGAGTTTCAAGTTCAAGATTTGACGATCCTTTCTTTGGAAGCCGAACTTGAGCAAGCAAGGGTTGAGTTGTCCAAAAAGATCATTAAAGCTCCTTTTGATGGCGTGATTGTCAAAAAGAATGTCAATATTGGAGAGTGGATTAAGACTGGAGAGGGTATTTGTGAGATTTTGAATAATTCTAGAGTGGAAGCCATTATTGATGTTCCCAATGCAATTTTGCCTTTCAATAAACTTGGGGATTCTGTAAGTGTGAATATCAACAAGCAAAACTACACGGGTAAGATTAGAGCCATTATCCCCAAAGCAGATAGTCGCTCTCGCACTTTTCCTGTAGTGATTGCTCTTCCAAATGGAGAGCGCTTGTTTGATGGGATGGCTGCAAGTGCGATGCTTAAAAGTGGGGGAGAAAGTGAGGGATATATCGTGCCTCGTGATAGTGTGCTTGAGTATCGCAATCGTCCTAGTGTTTTTGTCATAAAAGATGGAAGGGCTTTGGCGGTGAGTGTAGAGGTTTTGGCGATTTCTGGAGGGATTGCTGTGGTAAGAGGGAATCTTAATGAAAAAGATCGTGTCATCTATAGAGGTCAATATCGTCTTCAAGATGGTGTAGAAGTGAGAGAGAGTATTGGAATGATGAAGCAAAAAGCAGAACTAGCATGAATTTAGTTAAAGGTGCGATCAAATACCCTGTTGTCGTTTTGGTAGGGATTATTTTTGTTTTTTTATTTGGAGGGATTGCGTTTTCTCATCTTCCCTATCAGCTAACTCCAAAAGTTGTTTATCCTGTGATTAGTATTTATACAAGCTGGAAGAATGCAAGTCCTTATGAAATTGAAGCAGAGATTATTGCCCCCCAAGAAAAGGCACTCAAAAGCTTAGAATCTTTACAAAGTATGACTTCTATCTCAAGGGAAGGGAGGGGGAGCATCACGTTGGAATTTAAGCAAGGGAGCAATATCAATACGCTCTTATTGCAGGTTTCTCAAAAGTTAGAAGAAGTTAGAGGATATCCCAATGATGTGAGCAAACCCATCATCAAAGCAAGTGGAGAGAATATCCCTCCAAGCATTTATCTTTTTTTGCAATCAACACAAGCCGATCTTTCTGTGGAAGATCAAAGAGTCTTTTTTGTGGAGAATGTTGTTCCATTTTTGGAAAGGATTCCTGGGGTAGGGGAAGTAAGTGTGTGGGGTGGAAGAGATGAGCAGATGCATATTCTCCTTGATACGCGTTTGCTTGCATATAACAATATTACAATTTCTGAAGTGATCTCTGCTATCAAGAGGGCCAATAGTAACACTTCTGCAGGAGTATTAGACTATAGCTCTAGGAGTTATCGTATCCGTGTTGATTCTAAATTTGCCTCCATTGAGGATATTTATAACACGGTGATTAAAAGTGAGGGGGGAAGAAATCTTTTATTGCGTGATGTAGCAGAGGTCAAAGAGGGATTTGCCAAAACTCAAGTTTATAGTTTTTATAACAATAAAGATGCGATTTCTGTGCGGATTCATCCAAGTGTATTTGCAAGTGTCTTAGAGCTCACAGATGCAGTCGAAAAAGAAGTCAAAAAGCTCAATGAGGGTATCCTAAAAGATCATCATCTAGAGCTTGCGTGGAGTAGGGATCAGCGAGGATATATCTTAGAATCCATTGCATTGGTCAAAGAAAATATTCTTTATGGGATTTTGTTTGCCGCGATTGTGTTGTTTGTTTTCCTAAGAAGTTTCAGCTCTGTTTTTGTTGTGGCGTTTGTGATTCCTGTGAGTATTTTTGGGACTTTTATTGTTTTGGAGTTTTTGGATCGCACTCTCAATGTGGTCTCTTTGGCAGGAATTTCATTTGCAATCAGTATGCTTGTTGATAATGCGATTGTGGTCCTTGAAAATATTCAAAGGCATCAAGCCCAAGGAAAGACCCTATACAAATCCTGTATTGATGGAGTGAGGGAAGTGGTTGGGGCTCTTTTTGCCTCTGTTTTGACGACTGTAGCGATCTTTGTCCCCATTTTGGGATTGCAAAGTGAGAGCGGTCAGCTCTTTTATGATATTGCCTTGAGTGCAACTTCTGCTCTTTTGATTTCTCTTTTTGTGTCTTTGTTTGTCGTGCCAATGATGACTTATCAAATGCAAAGTAAAAGTGAGTTTTTTGGATGTATAAAACGATGGATTCAAAAAGGTGCATCATTTGTGTTTTATCCATTTGATTATTGCGGAAAACTCTTTTATCGTTTGATGAGCGTTGTGCTGAAGGTGATTTTGACTTCTATTTGGGGAAGGATTGTTTGTATTGGTGGGTTTGTTGCATTAAGTTTTTGGCTTTATGGAATCCTTTTCCCCAAAATCTCTTATCTCCCTAGCGGAGATCAAAATTTTGCAATTTCTTATTTGAGTGCTCCTCCAGGATTATCTTATGAAGAGCGAAAAGAAATCGCTCAAGCATTTTATGAGCAAAACAAACAATATCTTAGTATCAATGGATACACAGCAAAGTCTCCCCAAGATGTGCCAGAAATCAAGGATTTGTTTTTTATTGGGAATGAATCTTTTATGATGATTGGTGCGATTGCTCAAGATCCTAAGCGTATCGGAGATTTGGCTAAAAAATTGCAACAAAATATCAATGATATTCCCTCAGTGAGAGGAAGCGTCTTTCAGCAAGGAATCTTTGATGCAGGAAATGGGGGGTTGAGTATCGATCTTTACCTTAATGGCTTGAATTTGGAAACATTGAGAGATGATGCGTATAAGATGATTGAAGCGATCAAGGAAAAAATGCCAAAAGCAAGCGTGAGGGCAATCCCAACGCTTGAAATCAACAATAAAGAAATCACTTTTTATCCTGATACACAAGCTTTGGCTCTCAATGGAATGGACCCTAAGGGATTTGGCGAGATTTTGAGCACATTGCTAAATGGAAGGACGATTGGAGAGTATCAAACCTCTAGTGGAAAAAATATTGATCTTGTTTTGAAATCTAAGCAACGCTCTTCTTTTGCACCAGAAGATTTGAATTATGCACAGATTTATACTCCACAAGGCAATGTTGTGTCATTGTATTCTTTAGCACAAATCAAAGAAGAATATGGAATCACGCAAATCCGCCACTATGAGCGTGATCGCAGTATGCTTTTGATTGTTATCCCTCCTCAAAATATGGCTTTAGAAGAAGCGCTCAATGTGATCAAAAATGAAGTCCTGCCCTCTGTTGGGCTTGATCCTCAAACCAAAGTTTTGTTAAAAGGGAGTGCAGATAAGCTTGAGCAAACCAAAGATGAGTTGTTGGGAGGCTTTGTTTTGGCTGTTGTGATCACTTATTTGCTTTTGTGTGCGTTGTATGGAAACTTTTTCTATCCTTTTGTGATTATTATGACTTTGCCTTTTGCTGTAGTGGGTGGGTTTATCGGACTAAAACTTACAAATCTCTTTGTCGCACCACAGCCGATGGATATCTTAGCGATGCTTGGAATGATCATTTTGGTGGGAAGTGTTGTGAATAATGCAATTTTGATTGTGTATCAGAGTTTGATCAATATGCGTGAGTATGGCATGCAAGCTTTACAAGGTGTCTTTGATGCGACATTGAGCAGGATTCGTCCTATTTATATGAGTATGCTGACAAGTGTTTTTGGATTATTGCCATTGGTGATTTTTAGTGGAAGTGGGAGTGAGATTTATCGTGGATTGGGTGCAGTGATCGTGGGAGGATTGGTTTTTTCGACTTTTGTGACGATTTTTGTTATTCCTGCGATTTTGCTCTTTTTTATCAAAGGTGAAGAAAAGTACCATTCCAAAGGAAAATGGCATTGAAAAAAATAGTGTGTTTAATCTGTTGTAGTGTGTTTTTGGGAGCTTTGGATCTTTATGAGAGTGTTGAGCTTGTTTTGCAAAAGAGCCATAAGCTCAAAGAGCAAGAAGCGATTTTGAAGAAATTTCAAGCTGATTTGGGCGTTTATGAAGGGAATTACTATCCAAAGATTGATTTCTCTTATAAGAGTGGATATGGAGCACTTTCAAACCAATTTGGAAATAAAGCAAGCTTGGGGCTAGAGCTTAATCTCTTCAATGGAATGAAGGATAAAAATTCCCTAGAGATGCAAAAAAAATACATTCAATCTCAAGAAGAAGAGATGAAAAAAGTGCAAGAAGAAGTTAAATATATGACAAAAAAACTCTATGTCCAAATTCTTCTTGCAAAGGGTGTTTTGGAGATTTCTAAAGAATCTGCCAAACTCTTGGAACTCCAGCTCAAGCAAGCTCAGCAATTTTATAAACAAGGGATTTGGGCAAAAAACAATGTCTTAAGCGTTGAGGTGAGTTTAGCAAGTGCACAATTAGATATCAACTCTAATACAACTCATTTAAACTATCTTCTTTCTGCTTTGGAGGCAATGATTGAAGAGCCAATCGATCTTGCTTTGATGAAAGATTTGCCTCTAAATACTGAAGAGATGGATTATGATCGCTTGAGCTTATTGATGTTTGAGTATAAGCCAGAATATCAAGCCATGCAGAGACAGAAAGAAGCCTTGATCTATGAAATTTCTTCTTTGAAGGGGAATTACTATCCAAAGATTGATCTAGGGATTTCTGGAGATTATAGCTTTGGAGGGAGGTATTATGGAGATTCTCAGGTATTTGTAGGTCTTGGAGTTTCCATTAATCTCTTCAATGGTTTGAAAGATGCAAAGAGAGTAGAAGCAAAGCAACAAGAGCTCCTCGCATTAGAATCTAAAATCTCTGCTTATAAACGAGATGCTCTCATTGAGCTTAAAAAGGCGATTGGGGATTTTAATTTGGCAAAAGATCAATATGTCTTATCCCAAAAAGCGATCCAAAATGCTCAAGAGAATTATCGCATCGTCTCAAATCGCTATAAACAAAAGCTTGAGACATCCAATGAGCTTCTTGATGCGGAATTGATGCTCAAAAATGCAAGAGCCAATCTCTTAAAATCACAATATGCAATTTGGGAGTATTCCTTCTATATCGAATTTTTGATGGGAGGGAATAAGGGGGTATTTTTCTAGGGGAACTTAGGATTTTTAGAGAATTGAAAGGGATAGGGTGAGGAGGATGGATTGATCAAATGACTTATTTATGTCCAAGAGCTAGTAGAGGGCAATGGGGGATTTTTCAAAACCGCATAAAACCTTAATGGATAAAATGCTCAAATTGAGTTTAGAAATGTATTGGCTGAGAGTATGTGAATCATCTGATGTATATTTGCTTTTTAGTAATTCAATGGCAATAAAAAATTTAAAGAGCGTATTGCGCACAAGATGTTGATATGTAGTATAGCAAATTTGCTATCAGAGAGAGAAGGTGAGCACAAGATACTTGCAAAATGCTCAAAAATCATTTAGAGAAATTGCTTTTCTTATATATCTGAAAGAATGTTGGAGTAGTTTGTGGGATTTTAAACAATGGTGGCCACGATTGGACTCGAACCAACGACCACTACCATGTCAAGGTAGTGCTCTACCAACTGAGCTACGCGACCAAAGACAAAATAAAGATGGTGGAGAATAGCGGGTTCGAACCGCTGACCCCAACGCTGCCAGCGTTGTGCTCTCCCAACTGAGCTAATTCCCCAAAGCAAAACGCAATTATACGCAAAAAGATAGAAAAATTATCGTTTTTTGCGTGCAAAAAGAGTGCTTCTAGAGTAAATCACTCCATATATTAAAATAAAAGCAAGAGAGATGAGAAGCAAAAATAAGTCATTTGAAGAAACAAAAGTTGAGAGAATCATAAAAGGAGAGACACTAAGCACGATAAAAAGGCTTGTTTTGGCATTGTGTTTTAAGAATCGCTTGTATAAGATGGTGTGCAAGTGAAGTTTGTCGGGTTGCACTGGAGAGAGATGTCTGATAAATTTTCTGCGATAGATAGAAAAAATCACTTCCCAAAAAGGGTAAATCAAAAGAGCGATGCCAAACCAAGGAGAGATATTGGGGGTTGTCTCTCCATTTAGAGGGGTTTGTGTGATGTGGATCAGTAATCCTGCAAGAACAAATCCCAAGAAATAAGCCCCCCCATCACCCAAAAAAATCTTCCCCCAAGGAAAATTAAAGATAAAAAATCCCAACACAGAAGCTATAAGGATGACAATAAGACAAGATTCAATCAAAGAGTGGGGTAGGAGAAAATAAAGACACACAAGAGCCAAAAGAGTGATTCCGCTTGCCAATCCATTAAATCCATCAATAATATTGAGGGCATTGACCATTCCGACAATGGCAAAGATACTAAAAGGAATGCCAATATAGGCAGGTAGTTCTATACCAAAACCAAGATTTGATAAGTAACTTTCACTCAAAAAGACAAAAAAACCAGCACCAAGACATTGCAAAATCAATCTTGTTTTGGGGTTAAGAGAGGCGTTGAAATCTTCGATGATTCCACTCATAAAAATAATACTTCCACCTACAAAAAGCCCAAGAAAAAGAGGTTGAGGATGATAGAGATAAAACAAAACAAGTCCCCAAAAGAAAGGAGCAAAAATACCAATCCCTCCTGCTCTTGGAGTAGGGAGGGTATGCATTTTCTGCGGTTTTTTATCCATTTCAGAATCAATAAATAATCTATATTTTTTGGCAAGAAAAATCACGCTCAAGTGAAGTATTACAGAAAAAAGAAAAGAGCTAATGAAGAGCTTTAGAATCATTTCATCCATAAAGATTTTTCCCATTCATATGCGCTTTTGCAAATGAGCTTTAGATCATCATATTGAGGCTTCCAATCTGTATGAGAGATGAGGCGTTCGTTACTTGCAATAAGAATCGCAGGATCTCCATCTCTAGGGTGATCAATCTCTGCACAAAAATCAACTCCACTGACTTCTTTCATCGTCTCAATTACTTCTTTGACGCTATAGCCACGATTGTATCCGACATTGAAGATGTCAGATTGCTTGTGAGTTTGGAGATATTTAAAAGCACTAAGATGAGCAGTTGCTAAGTCATTGATATGAATATAATCTCTGATGCAAGTCCCATCTTGTGTTGGATAGCAATCTCCATAAATTGACATTTTTGCACGCTTGCCAATCGCGCATTCGCTAGCGACCTTGATCAGGTGTGTGGCATTAAGACTTCTTTGTCCCAAACCGCTAGAATGCTTTAGTTCCTCTTCTGTATTGTGGATGTTGGCCCCAGCGACATTGAAATATCTTAGAGCGATATAGGTGAAGTCATGCACCTTGCTCACATCTTTCAAAACCTGCTCACTCATCAGTTTGGAGCTTCCATAGGGGTTGATTGGGTTGAGGAGACATTCTTCTGTGACGGGATTGATAGAGGGTTCGCCATAGACTGCAGCTGTAGAACTAAAGAGAAATTTTGGAATATGATTTTGCACACATAGATGAATGAAGTTTGTCGTATTGAGCGCGTTGTTGAGATAATACTTGAGGGGGTTTGAGACTGATTCACTTACGATAATAGAGGCTGCAAAATGAATAACAGCATCAAAGTGATGGGCTTGCATGATTTGATCAAGTTTCTCAAGATCATTGAGATTTGCTTGGATGAGTTGTACTCTTGAGGGAAATTTCTGATTGAGATAGTCAAAGTTTTGTATAAATCCCGTGCTGAGATCATCGATAATTATGATTTGCGCATCAGTTTGTCTTAAAAATTCATATGCTGTATGAGAGCCAATATACCCACTTCCGCCAGTGAAAAGAAGCTTCATTGTTTCCTCCTTTTGGGAATATTTTTATAATTATAGTGCTTTTATCGCACCAAGTTGTGATCTATGAAAATAGGTTAAAATTTTGTTTTTATTTTTAGGAAGTGGTTAGAAAGTATGTCAAAACGCATTTTTTATTCTGTTGTTATTTTGATTAGTCTTAGTATCGTTATGGTTTATTCTCTCTCAATTTATGTGGCAATGTCTTATGGATATGCACCCACTCATTTTGTGCAAAGACAGATCATTGCAGCGATTATTTCGATTCTTTTGATTTGGGCAATTTCTCATTTTAATATTGATAATTTTTTGAGTTGGTTTGGTTGGTTTTTGTTGATTGGATCTTTTTTGTGTATTTTGGTGATGCCTTTGTTGCCTGAGAGTTTGGCTTCAAGCGCTGGAGGAGCGAAACGCTGGATCAGATTGGCAGGATTCTCATTTGCTCCGCTTGAGTTTTTTAAAATTGGATTTGTGTTTTTCTTGGCATGGAGTTTTGCGCGTAAATTTTCCCATGATCATAGTCTTTCAACCGTCGAAGAGATCAAAAAATTTCTGCCTTATATTGTTTTGTTTATGGCTTGTATGGGTGCTGTTGTGGTTTTTCAAAATGACTTTGGGCAAGCCTTTTTGTTGGCATTGACGATGTGTTTGATGTTTATTTATTCTGGAGGAAGTATCAAGGCTGTCTCATTTTGGTTTATCCTAGCTATTGTTGCGACTCTAGCAGTTATTGCCTTAAGTCCTCATCGAATCTTGCGTATCAAAACTTGGTGGGCTGTCGCACAAGATTTTATTCTTTCTATTTTTCCAAGTAAATTTGCTGATTTCTTTCGCGTTGAAGATTTTCCTGAGCCCTATCAAATCTATCACGCGGGGAATGCGATATGGAATGGAGGATTTTTTGGGAGCGGAGTTGGCGATGGGATTGTGAAGCTTGGGTTTTTGAGTGAAGTGCATACAGATATGATCTTGGCAGGAATCTCTGAAGAGCTAGGATTTATAGGGATTTTATTTTTGTGTTGTTTGTTTATTTGGGGGATTTTGCATCCTATTTTTAAGATTGCTAATCGTGTAGAAAATAAAGTGTATTCCTTGTTTTGTATTGGGGTGGCTTGCTTGCTTTGCTTTTCATTTTTGATCAATGCTTTTGGTGTGACTGGAATCATCCCCATTAAGGGGATTGCTGTCCCCTTTTTGAGTTATGGGGGTAGCTCACTGATGGCAAACTGCATCGCTCTTGGGCTCGTTTTGGGGATTGCTAGAAAAATCTCTTCTTAGGGCTATTTT from Helicobacter kayseriensis encodes:
- a CDS encoding SDR family NAD(P)-dependent oxidoreductase is translated as MLALITGASSGIGEAIAKRFIQEKHQVILLARRKDRLEKLQSLLGSNCLEIIDCDLRNIQEVQARLQSFLSKIDVLINNAGLALGLEPFYKSPKQNYQEMIETNILALVELTHFILPSMIANQKGHIINIGSIAGNYPYPGSNIYGATKAFIKQFSLNLRADLIDQNIRITNIEPSLVGGSEFSLVRFNGDEQKAKEVYANTTPLMPEDIAESVFWCASLPSHININRLELMPTTQAFSPLRVIKNPT
- a CDS encoding efflux RND transporter permease subunit, coding for MNLVKGAIKYPVVVLVGIIFVFLFGGIAFSHLPYQLTPKVVYPVISIYTSWKNASPYEIEAEIIAPQEKALKSLESLQSMTSISREGRGSITLEFKQGSNINTLLLQVSQKLEEVRGYPNDVSKPIIKASGENIPPSIYLFLQSTQADLSVEDQRVFFVENVVPFLERIPGVGEVSVWGGRDEQMHILLDTRLLAYNNITISEVISAIKRANSNTSAGVLDYSSRSYRIRVDSKFASIEDIYNTVIKSEGGRNLLLRDVAEVKEGFAKTQVYSFYNNKDAISVRIHPSVFASVLELTDAVEKEVKKLNEGILKDHHLELAWSRDQRGYILESIALVKENILYGILFAAIVLFVFLRSFSSVFVVAFVIPVSIFGTFIVLEFLDRTLNVVSLAGISFAISMLVDNAIVVLENIQRHQAQGKTLYKSCIDGVREVVGALFASVLTTVAIFVPILGLQSESGQLFYDIALSATSALLISLFVSLFVVPMMTYQMQSKSEFFGCIKRWIQKGASFVFYPFDYCGKLFYRLMSVVLKVILTSIWGRIVCIGGFVALSFWLYGILFPKISYLPSGDQNFAISYLSAPPGLSYEERKEIAQAFYEQNKQYLSINGYTAKSPQDVPEIKDLFFIGNESFMMIGAIAQDPKRIGDLAKKLQQNINDIPSVRGSVFQQGIFDAGNGGLSIDLYLNGLNLETLRDDAYKMIEAIKEKMPKASVRAIPTLEINNKEITFYPDTQALALNGMDPKGFGEILSTLLNGRTIGEYQTSSGKNIDLVLKSKQRSSFAPEDLNYAQIYTPQGNVVSLYSLAQIKEEYGITQIRHYERDRSMLLIVIPPQNMALEEALNVIKNEVLPSVGLDPQTKVLLKGSADKLEQTKDELLGGFVLAVVITYLLLCALYGNFFYPFVIIMTLPFAVVGGFIGLKLTNLFVAPQPMDILAMLGMIILVGSVVNNAILIVYQSLINMREYGMQALQGVFDATLSRIRPIYMSMLTSVFGLLPLVIFSGSGSEIYRGLGAVIVGGLVFSTFVTIFVIPAILLFFIKGEEKYHSKGKWH
- a CDS encoding efflux RND transporter periplasmic adaptor subunit is translated as MKKLWFILALMVVGLVAKPSIVSSQPIKKGKLDSQNMFLGVVKFKENSQIASQSSGVVEKILFELGESVKKGENLVILNSDLLQKDIESKEAKLKQAKLLKEYQFKELERYRNLLESDSIALQQYEKLNYEFQVQDLTILSLEAELEQARVELSKKIIKAPFDGVIVKKNVNIGEWIKTGEGICEILNNSRVEAIIDVPNAILPFNKLGDSVSVNINKQNYTGKIRAIIPKADSRSRTFPVVIALPNGERLFDGMAASAMLKSGGESEGYIVPRDSVLEYRNRPSVFVIKDGRALAVSVEVLAISGGIAVVRGNLNEKDRVIYRGQYRLQDGVEVRESIGMMKQKAELA
- the rsmH gene encoding 16S rRNA (cytosine(1402)-N(4))-methyltransferase RsmH, translated to MNPHIPVLKEEVLELFSSIPENGILIDCTLGFGGHTSALLQAHPTLQIIGIDQDRDAQEYCKQHIRSERLRILEGNFSDKIDEALQSSPIVGILADIGVSSFQLDTLERGFSFDSPVLDMRMNQECPISAEQVINTYSKLELEKIFRDYGEIREYKKMAALILQERQKQPFRSAAQLSAFLQKHFKRHHIHPATLAFQALRIEVNQELNVLQTLLQKICNASSKLQNTILSIISFHSLEDRIIKNTFKDWEKSCICPQSVMRCECGNHHSHGKILTKKPISATQAELSSNIRSRSAKLRAFQFGRQK
- a CDS encoding malic enzyme-like NAD(P)-binding protein, with product MSEIIQKSLAYHQGGKIAVTPKTSLESFEDLSLAYSPGVAYPCLEIQANPLKSYDLTSKSNLVAVISNGTAVLGLGDIGAEASKPVMEGKSVLFKKFAKIDSFDIEINEKDPQKLISIIKAIAPTFGGINLEDIKAPECFEIERALIEELDIPVMHDDQHGTAIVSTAALLNASKIVNKELQDLKVVIIGAGASAISCAKMYKSFGVQHIHMFDSQGLINHLRSDLTPQKQEFISQKTFASYQEALKGADVLLGLSRANILTQEDIKEMAPNPLLFVLSNPNPEIAPELIKEVRPDAIVATGRSDYPNQINNVLAFPYLFRGALDVRASKITENMKKACSIALAQLAQEEVPQELCKLYQRDLSFGKDYIIPMPFDLRLLPKLSEAVAQSAKSDGVARI